A portion of the Fusobacterium nucleatum genome contains these proteins:
- the ruvX gene encoding Holliday junction resolvase RuvX — MKRYIALDIGDVRIGVARSDIMGIIASPLETINRKKVKSVKRIAEICKENDTNLVVVGIPKSLDGEEKRQAEKVREYIEKLKKEIENLEIIEVDERFSTVIADNILKELNKNGAIEKRKVVDKVAASIILQTYLDMKK, encoded by the coding sequence ATGAAAAGATATATAGCACTTGATATTGGTGATGTAAGAATTGGAGTAGCAAGGTCAGATATAATGGGGATAATTGCCTCTCCATTAGAAACTATCAATAGAAAAAAAGTAAAATCTGTAAAAAGAATTGCAGAGATTTGCAAGGAAAATGATACAAATTTAGTAGTTGTAGGCATACCCAAAAGTCTTGATGGTGAAGAAAAAAGACAGGCAGAAAAAGTAAGAGAATATATTGAAAAATTAAAAAAAGAAATTGAAAATCTTGAAATAATTGAAGTAGATGAAAGATTTTCAACAGTGATAGCTGATAATATTTTAAAAGAACTAAATAAAAATGGTGCTATTGAAAAAAGAAAGGTAGTTGATAAAGTAGCTGCCTCAATAATATTACAAACATATTTAGATATGAAAAAATAA
- a CDS encoding YadA C-terminal domain-containing protein, giving the protein MKNKLFNIIIFSFLLNSVNIFSLDSDIKEIEPIESIHSDQNASSFADDNIKTFSENSFEENYSPNKSKISNIVSTNKDLKTNKKEENNGEDKFEEITDRTNRITALGSAMGAVDLSKTPADKFRVGAGVGHSAKNQAVAVGIGYAPTERLRLNTKISTTTNSTKSSRSNGISIGASYDLDW; this is encoded by the coding sequence ATGAAAAATAAATTATTTAATATTATTATATTTTCTTTTTTATTAAATAGTGTCAATATTTTTTCTTTAGATAGTGATATTAAGGAAATTGAGCCTATTGAATCAATTCATTCTGATCAAAATGCTTCTAGTTTTGCTGATGATAATATAAAGACTTTTTCTGAAAATTCTTTTGAAGAAAATTATAGTCCTAACAAATCTAAGATTTCTAATATAGTAAGCACAAATAAAGATTTAAAAACTAATAAAAAGGAAGAAAATAATGGAGAAGACAAATTTGAAGAAATTACTGATAGGACAAATAGAATAACAGCCTTAGGTTCTGCTATGGGAGCAGTTGATTTAAGTAAAACTCCTGCTGATAAATTTAGAGTAGGGGCTGGTGTAGGACATTCGGCTAAGAATCAAGCAGTTGCTGTGGGAATTGGTTATGCTCCAACAGAAAGATTAAGACTTAACACAAAAATATCTACTACCACAAATTCTACTAAATCTAGTAGGTCAAATGGTATTTCAATAGGTGCTTCTTATGATTTAGATTGGTAA
- a CDS encoding LptA/OstA family protein, with translation MSKKKIIYIAMGVIAVVLGYFNYFGSDKEVGDIKKIVETINAVYESDDYHVEAEKEIDYLDEKESKFEKAKAKIQGMLLSGDNVFLDKDRNLTLDTNILGISPNGWEIKASELKYDKTTQELISTKPMYAKNEEKGIEVLANKFKTTISMDNITLEDGVVIKNKLFSILADKANYNNSSKIIILEGNIRLSNGIGEVGDINTLKDVKDIPNNSINKNDKEMSGTFSKVYFNLDERNLYATDGFDLKYDEVGLRGKNIVLNETTQSLKVTDDVKFTYQDYVFDVSYIEKEPNSDIINIYGKIKGGNPTYSVLADKGEYNVNDKKIRIFGNVDITSTKGEKLLLDNVVYSSATKEADMYGNKIKYTSPDNNLEAEYIHYNTVTKEVTTNKPFDSWNAKGEGLTGTSISYNLGTKDFYSKENITVKNKDYGLTTKNVTYKEETGILTAPEPYVIKSNSGDSTVNGNSITYNKKTGELVSPGEIIIDNKGTIIKGHDLVYNNISGLGKVEGPIPFENKADKMSGIAKEIIIKKGDYVDLVGPIKAKRNTTNMEFANARYLYKDGLVHVNTPVKFNDPVSSMVGSVSSATYNPKDSILRGTNFNMEEPDRSAKAQNIVLYNKDKRRLELVGNAYLSSGKDNISGPKIVYYLDTKDAETPTNSVINYDQYTIKSTYAKVNRESGAVFAKKADVKSVDGNEFSANEAKGNTNSVVHFTGNVKGKSKQKEGDVFFTGDKADLYMSKVNDKYQAKKVIVDTKSTFTQLNRKIDSNYLELDLIKKEVYARKNPVLTIDDGPKGSTLVKADDVTGYIDKELIKLNKNVYVKNINEKKEETVLTADRGAVTKEMADVYDKVKIVTKESVTTANEGHYDMVNRKIRAKGNVHVDYTGDKSTSAIFNDMTSTKKK, from the coding sequence ATGAGTAAGAAAAAAATAATATACATAGCTATGGGAGTAATAGCAGTAGTTTTAGGTTACTTTAACTATTTTGGTTCTGATAAAGAAGTTGGAGATATAAAAAAAATAGTAGAAACAATTAATGCAGTTTATGAAAGTGATGACTATCATGTAGAGGCTGAAAAAGAAATTGACTATTTAGATGAAAAAGAAAGTAAATTTGAAAAAGCAAAAGCTAAAATACAAGGAATGCTTCTAAGTGGAGATAATGTATTTCTTGATAAAGATAGAAACTTAACTTTGGATACAAATATTTTAGGTATAAGCCCAAATGGTTGGGAAATTAAAGCTTCTGAATTAAAGTATGATAAAACAACCCAAGAACTTATCTCTACAAAACCTATGTATGCCAAAAATGAGGAAAAGGGTATAGAGGTTTTAGCAAATAAATTTAAAACTACTATTTCTATGGATAATATAACATTGGAAGATGGAGTAGTTATTAAAAATAAATTATTTTCTATTTTAGCTGATAAGGCAAATTATAATAACTCTAGTAAAATAATAATACTTGAAGGAAATATAAGATTATCAAATGGGATTGGAGAAGTTGGGGATATTAACACTCTTAAAGATGTTAAAGATATTCCAAATAATAGTATTAATAAAAATGATAAAGAAATGTCAGGAACTTTTTCCAAAGTTTATTTTAATTTAGATGAAAGAAATTTATATGCAACAGATGGTTTTGATTTAAAATATGATGAAGTTGGATTAAGAGGTAAAAATATAGTTTTGAATGAAACAACACAAAGTCTTAAAGTAACAGATGATGTAAAGTTTACATATCAAGATTATGTTTTTGATGTTAGTTATATTGAAAAAGAACCTAATAGTGATATAATAAATATCTATGGAAAAATTAAAGGTGGTAATCCTACTTATTCTGTATTAGCAGATAAAGGTGAATATAATGTCAATGATAAAAAAATAAGAATTTTTGGAAATGTTGATATAACATCTACAAAAGGGGAAAAATTACTTTTAGATAATGTTGTTTATTCAAGTGCAACCAAAGAAGCTGATATGTATGGTAATAAAATTAAATATACTTCACCTGATAATAATTTAGAAGCAGAATATATTCATTACAACACAGTTACAAAAGAAGTAACTACAAATAAACCTTTTGATTCTTGGAATGCTAAGGGAGAAGGATTAACAGGAACAAGTATTTCATATAATTTAGGAACTAAAGATTTTTATTCAAAAGAAAATATTACTGTAAAGAATAAAGATTATGGTTTAACAACTAAAAATGTAACATATAAAGAAGAAACAGGAATTTTAACAGCACCTGAACCTTATGTTATAAAATCCAATAGTGGGGATTCAACAGTTAATGGGAATAGCATCACATATAATAAAAAGACAGGTGAACTTGTAAGTCCAGGGGAAATTATTATAGATAATAAAGGAACTATAATAAAAGGGCATGATTTAGTATATAATAATATAAGCGGTTTAGGAAAGGTAGAAGGACCTATTCCTTTTGAAAATAAAGCAGATAAGATGTCTGGGATAGCTAAGGAGATTATTATAAAAAAAGGAGATTATGTTGATTTAGTTGGACCTATTAAAGCAAAAAGAAATACAACAAATATGGAATTTGCAAATGCTAGATACTTGTACAAAGATGGATTAGTTCATGTTAATACACCAGTTAAATTTAATGATCCTGTAAGCTCTATGGTTGGTTCGGTAAGTTCAGCAACTTATAATCCAAAAGATTCTATATTAAGAGGAACTAATTTTAATATGGAAGAGCCAGATAGGTCTGCAAAAGCACAAAATATAGTTTTGTATAATAAAGATAAAAGAAGATTAGAATTAGTAGGAAATGCTTATTTAAGTTCTGGAAAAGATAATATATCGGGACCTAAAATAGTTTACTATCTTGACACAAAAGATGCAGAAACTCCTACAAATAGTGTAATTAATTATGATCAATATACTATAAAATCTACTTATGCAAAAGTAAATAGAGAGAGTGGAGCAGTATTTGCCAAAAAAGCTGATGTAAAATCTGTAGATGGAAATGAATTTTCAGCAAATGAGGCTAAGGGAAATACGAATAGTGTAGTTCATTTTACAGGAAATGTAAAGGGTAAATCTAAACAAAAAGAAGGAGATGTTTTCTTTACAGGGGATAAAGCAGATTTATACATGAGCAAAGTTAATGATAAGTATCAGGCAAAAAAAGTTATTGTTGATACAAAATCTACATTTACCCAATTAAATAGAAAAATAGACTCTAACTATTTAGAACTTGACCTTATAAAAAAAGAAGTTTATGCTAGAAAAAATCCAGTACTTACAATAGATGATGGACCAAAAGGAAGCACTCTAGTTAAAGCAGATGATGTTACTGGTTATATAGATAAAGAATTAATAAAATTAAATAAAAATGTCTATGTAAAAAATATTAATGAAAAGAAAGAGGAAACAGTTTTAACTGCTGATAGAGGTGCTGTAACAAAAGAGATGGCAGATGTATATGATAAAGTAAAAATTGTAACAAAGGAATCTGTTACAACTGCAAATGAGGGACACTATGATATGGTCAATAGAAAAATAAGAGCAAAAGGTAATGTCCATGTTGATTATACAGGAGATAAATCAACAAGTGCTATATTTAATGATATGACATCCACAAAGAAAAAATAA
- the lptB gene encoding LPS export ABC transporter ATP-binding protein, translating to MISLSADSLVKTYKKRKVVDKVSLEVNKGEIVGLLGPNGAGKTTTFYMITGIVKPDSGQVMCADQDITNLPMYKRADMGIGYLAQEPSVFRNLTVEENIEVVLEMKNISKKMQRETVDRLLEEFKLTHVRDSLGYSLSGGERRRIEIARTIANNPSFILLDEPFAGVDPIAVEDIQNIIRHLKKRDLGILITDHNVRETLSITDKSYIMAKGKVLIEGTPREIANNPEARRIYLGEKFKLD from the coding sequence ATGATAAGTTTAAGTGCTGATAGCCTTGTAAAAACATATAAAAAAAGAAAGGTTGTAGACAAGGTTAGTTTAGAAGTTAATAAAGGTGAAATTGTTGGTCTTCTTGGCCCCAATGGAGCTGGAAAAACGACAACTTTCTATATGATAACTGGAATAGTAAAACCAGATAGTGGACAAGTAATGTGTGCAGATCAAGATATAACTAATTTGCCAATGTATAAAAGAGCAGATATGGGTATTGGTTATCTGGCACAAGAACCTTCTGTTTTTAGAAACTTAACAGTTGAAGAAAATATAGAAGTTGTACTTGAAATGAAAAATATATCAAAAAAAATGCAAAGAGAAACAGTGGATAGATTACTTGAGGAATTTAAACTTACTCATGTAAGAGATTCATTAGGTTATTCTTTATCTGGTGGAGAAAGAAGAAGAATAGAAATTGCTAGAACAATAGCGAATAATCCAAGTTTTATATTGCTTGATGAACCTTTTGCAGGTGTTGATCCAATAGCAGTTGAAGATATACAAAATATTATAAGGCACCTTAAAAAAAGAGATTTAGGGATATTAATAACAGACCATAATGTAAGAGAAACTTTAAGTATTACAGATAAATCATATATTATGGCAAAAGGTAAAGTTCTAATAGAAGGAACACCACGTGAGATAGCAAATAACCCAGAAGCAAGAAGAATATATTTAGGTGAAAAATTTAAGTTGGATTAA
- the alaS gene encoding alanine--tRNA ligase: MLTGNEIREKFIEFFMQKQHKHFESASLIPDDPTLLLTVAGMVPFKPYFLGQKEAPCPRVTTYQKCIRTNDLENVGRTARHHTFFEMLGNFSFGNYFKKEAIKWSWEFVTEVLKINKDKLWVTVFTTDDEAEKIWIEECNFPKERIVRMGESENWWSAGPTGSCGPCSEIHVDLGIQYGGDENSKIGDEGTDNRFIEIWNLVFTEWNRMEDGSLEPLPKKNIDTGAGLERIAAVVQGKTNNFETDLLFPILEEAGKITGSQYGKNPETNFSLKVITDHARAVTFLVNDGVIPSNEGRGYILRRILRRAVRHGRLLGYKDLFMYKMVDKVVEKFEIAYPDLRKNVENIRKIVKIEEEKFSNTLDQGIQLVNQEIDNLLTNGKNKLDGEISFKLYDTYGFPYELTEEIAEERGVIVLREEFEAKMEEQKEKARSAREVVMEKGQDSFIEEFYDKYGVTEFTGYEKTEDEGKLLSLREAKDRKYLLIFDKTPFYAESGGQVGDQGKIYSDNFAGKVLDVQKQKDIFIHTVKLEKGMPEENKTYKLEVDVVKRLDTAKNHTATHLLHKALREIVGTHVQQAGSLVDSEKLRFDFSHYEALTEEQLSKIEDIVNKKIREGIEVVVSHHSIEEAKKLGAMMLFGDKYGDVVRVVDVHGFSTELCGGTHIDNIGKIGLFKITSEGGIAAGVRRIEAKTGYGAYLVEKEEADILKNIEQKLKATNSNLVEKVEKNLETLKDTEKELEILKQKLALFETKAAISGMEEIGGVKVLIAAFKDKSTEDLRTMIDTIKDNNEKAIIVLASTQDKLAFAVGVTKTLTDKIKAGDLVKKLAEITGGKGGGRPDFAQAGGKDEGKLLDAFKEVREIIEAKLV, encoded by the coding sequence ATGTTAACAGGTAATGAAATTAGGGAGAAGTTTATTGAATTTTTTATGCAAAAACAGCATAAACACTTTGAAAGTGCGTCTTTAATACCAGATGATCCAACTTTACTTTTGACAGTAGCTGGAATGGTACCATTTAAACCATATTTCTTAGGACAAAAAGAAGCACCTTGTCCAAGAGTTACAACTTATCAAAAATGTATAAGAACAAATGATTTAGAAAATGTCGGGAGAACTGCAAGACATCATACATTTTTTGAAATGTTGGGAAATTTTTCATTTGGAAATTATTTTAAAAAAGAAGCTATTAAATGGTCTTGGGAGTTTGTAACAGAGGTATTGAAAATTAATAAAGATAAGCTTTGGGTTACAGTTTTTACAACTGATGATGAAGCAGAAAAAATTTGGATAGAAGAATGTAATTTTCCAAAAGAAAGAATAGTAAGAATGGGAGAAAGTGAAAACTGGTGGTCAGCAGGACCTACTGGTTCTTGTGGACCTTGTTCTGAAATTCATGTTGATTTGGGTATTCAATACGGTGGAGATGAAAATTCTAAAATTGGTGATGAAGGAACAGATAATCGTTTTATAGAAATTTGGAACTTGGTATTTACTGAATGGAATAGAATGGAAGATGGAAGTTTAGAACCATTACCTAAAAAAAATATAGATACAGGAGCAGGGCTTGAAAGAATAGCTGCTGTTGTACAAGGAAAAACGAATAATTTTGAAACAGATTTATTATTTCCAATACTTGAAGAAGCTGGAAAAATTACAGGAAGCCAATATGGAAAAAATCCTGAAACAAATTTTTCATTAAAGGTTATAACAGACCATGCAAGGGCTGTAACTTTCTTGGTAAATGATGGAGTTATCCCTTCAAATGAAGGAAGAGGATACATTCTAAGAAGAATTTTAAGAAGAGCAGTAAGACATGGAAGATTGTTAGGTTATAAAGATTTATTTATGTATAAAATGGTAGATAAGGTTGTTGAAAAATTTGAAATAGCTTATCCAGATTTAAGAAAAAATGTAGAAAATATTAGAAAAATAGTAAAAATTGAAGAAGAAAAATTCTCCAATACTCTTGATCAGGGCATACAACTTGTAAATCAAGAAATTGATAATCTACTTACTAATGGAAAAAATAAGCTGGATGGAGAAATTTCATTTAAACTTTATGATACCTATGGTTTCCCTTATGAATTGACAGAAGAAATTGCAGAAGAAAGAGGAGTAATTGTATTAAGAGAAGAATTTGAAGCTAAAATGGAAGAACAAAAAGAAAAAGCTAGATCTGCAAGAGAAGTAGTAATGGAAAAAGGACAAGATAGCTTTATTGAAGAATTTTATGATAAATATGGAGTAACTGAGTTTACAGGTTATGAAAAAACAGAAGATGAAGGAAAACTTTTAAGTCTAAGAGAAGCAAAAGATAGAAAATATCTATTAATTTTTGATAAAACTCCTTTCTATGCAGAATCAGGTGGACAAGTAGGAGATCAAGGGAAAATTTATTCTGATAACTTTGCAGGAAAAGTTTTAGATGTTCAAAAACAAAAAGATATATTTATACATACTGTTAAACTTGAAAAAGGTATGCCAGAAGAAAACAAAACTTATAAATTAGAAGTAGATGTTGTAAAAAGATTGGATACTGCTAAAAACCATACGGCAACTCATTTGCTACATAAGGCTTTAAGAGAAATTGTAGGAACTCATGTACAACAAGCAGGTTCATTAGTTGATTCTGAAAAATTGAGATTTGACTTTAGCCACTATGAAGCATTGACAGAGGAACAACTTTCTAAAATTGAAGATATAGTAAATAAAAAAATTAGAGAGGGTATAGAAGTTGTTGTAAGTCACCATAGTATAGAAGAAGCTAAAAAGCTTGGGGCTATGATGTTATTTGGTGATAAATATGGTGATGTGGTAAGAGTTGTAGATGTACATGGTTTTTCAACTGAACTTTGTGGTGGAACACATATAGATAATATTGGGAAAATAGGTTTATTTAAAATAACATCTGAAGGTGGTATAGCAGCAGGAGTTAGAAGAATAGAAGCTAAAACTGGATATGGAGCATATTTAGTTGAAAAAGAAGAAGCTGATATTTTAAAAAATATTGAACAGAAATTGAAAGCAACTAATTCAAACTTGGTTGAAAAAGTAGAAAAAAATTTGGAAACTCTAAAAGATACTGAAAAAGAATTAGAAATTTTGAAACAAAAACTTGCTTTATTTGAAACAAAGGCTGCTATCTCTGGTATGGAAGAAATTGGTGGAGTAAAAGTATTAATTGCTGCTTTTAAAGATAAATCAACAGAAGATTTAAGAACTATGATAGATACTATAAAGGATAATAATGAAAAGGCAATAATAGTTTTAGCAAGTACACAAGACAAGTTGGCTTTTGCAGTTGGGGTAACAAAAACTTTAACTGATAAAATAAAAGCAGGAGATCTAGTGAAGAAACTAGCTGAAATAACAGGTGGAAAAGGTGGAGGAAGACCTGATTTTGCACAAGCTGGTGGAAAAGATGAAGGAAAACTTTTAGATGCCTTTAAAGAAGTAAGAGAAATTATAGAGGCTAAATTGGTATAA
- a CDS encoding tRNA dihydrouridine synthase → MKKIYIAPIAGVTDYTFRGILEDFKPDLIFTEMVSVNALSVLNDKTISKILKLREGNAVQIFGEDIEKIKASVKYIENLGVKHINLNCGCPMKKIVNCGYGAALVKEPEKIKKILSEIKSVLNNDTKLSVKIRIGYKEPENYIQIGKIAEELGCDHITVHGRTREQLYSGKADWKYIKEVKDNISIPVIGNGDIFTGEDALEKIFYSNVDGVMLARGIFGNPWLIRDIREILEYGEIKTPTTKTDKINMAIEHLKRIRVDNDNKFVFDVRKYISWYLKGIENCAEAKRKINIISDYDEIIKILEEML, encoded by the coding sequence ATGAAAAAAATTTATATAGCTCCTATTGCAGGAGTAACAGATTATACATTTAGAGGGATACTTGAAGATTTTAAACCTGATTTAATATTTACAGAAATGGTAAGTGTAAATGCACTTTCAGTTCTAAATGATAAGACTATTTCAAAAATTTTAAAATTAAGAGAGGGAAACGCAGTCCAAATTTTTGGTGAAGATATTGAAAAAATAAAGGCAAGTGTAAAGTATATAGAGAACTTAGGTGTAAAACATATTAACTTAAATTGTGGTTGTCCTATGAAAAAAATAGTAAATTGTGGATATGGAGCAGCTTTGGTTAAGGAACCAGAAAAAATAAAAAAAATATTATCTGAAATAAAATCAGTTTTAAATAATGATACAAAATTATCTGTAAAAATTAGAATAGGATATAAAGAGCCAGAAAATTATATTCAAATTGGAAAAATAGCAGAAGAACTTGGTTGTGACCACATCACTGTACATGGAAGAACAAGAGAGCAATTGTATTCAGGAAAAGCAGATTGGAAATATATTAAAGAGGTTAAAGATAATATTTCTATACCAGTTATAGGAAATGGAGATATTTTTACAGGAGAAGATGCTCTGGAAAAAATATTTTATTCAAATGTTGATGGAGTTATGTTGGCAAGAGGAATTTTTGGAAATCCTTGGCTTATTAGAGATATTAGAGAAATTTTAGAATATGGTGAAATTAAAACTCCTACAACAAAAACAGATAAAATAAATATGGCAATAGAGCATTTAAAAAGAATAAGAGTTGATAATGACAATAAATTTGTTTTTGATGTGAGAAAATATATTTCTTGGTATTTAAAAGGAATTGAAAATTGTGCAGAAGCAAAGAGAAAAATAAATATTATTAGTGATTATGATGAAATTATAAAAATATTAGAAGAAATGCTTTAA
- the mutS gene encoding DNA mismatch repair protein MutS has product MSADTPLMQQYKKIKEEYQNEILMFRLGDFYEMFFEDAKIASKELGLTLTKRNREKGQDVPLAGVPYHSVASYIAKLVEKGYSVAICDQVEDPKSATGIVKREVTRVITPGTIIDVDFLDKNNNNYIACIKINTTENIVAIAYTDITTGEFSVFEIKGKNFFEKALAEMNKIQASEILLDEKTYSEYIEILKEKISFLGVKFTEVPNVRKAESYLTSYFDIMSIEVFSLKSKDLAISTSANLLHYIDELQKGNELPFSKIEYKNIDNIMELNISTQNNLNLVPKRNEEAKGTLLGVLDNCVTSVGSRELKKIIKNPFLDIEKIKQRQFYVDYFYNDVLLRENIREYLKDIYDVERIAGKIIYGTENGKDLLSLKESIRKSLETYKVLKEHQEIKDILDIDVKILLDIYNKIELIINIEAPFSVREGGIIKDGYNSELDKLRKISKLGKDFILEIEQRERERTGIKGLKIKYNKVFGYFIEVTKANEHLVPEDYIRKQTLVNSERYIVPDLKEYEEKVITAKSKIEALEYELFKQLTSEIKGHIDSLYKLANRIANLDIVSNFAHIATKNSYVKPEIGDGDILEIKGGRHPIVESLIPSGTYVKNDIILDDKNNLIILTGPNMSGKSTYMKQVALNIIMAHIGSYVAADCAKIPIVDKIFTRVGASDDLLTGQSTFMLEMTEVASILNNATNKSFIVLDEIGRGTSTYDGISIATAITEYIHNNIGAKTIFATHYHELTELEKELERAINFRVEVKEDGKNVVFLREIVKGGADKSYGIEVARLSGVPKEVLNRSNKILKKLETRKNLIENKIKAEQMILFGNGFEEENEEEETEILSENESKVLELLKNMDLNSLSPLESLLKLNELKKILIGGTDE; this is encoded by the coding sequence ATGTCAGCAGACACACCCTTAATGCAACAATATAAAAAAATTAAAGAAGAGTATCAAAATGAAATACTAATGTTTAGATTAGGAGATTTCTATGAAATGTTTTTTGAAGATGCTAAGATAGCTTCAAAAGAATTAGGACTTACTCTTACAAAAAGAAATAGAGAAAAAGGACAAGATGTTCCTTTAGCAGGAGTTCCTTATCACTCAGTAGCATCATATATAGCAAAATTGGTTGAAAAAGGTTATAGTGTTGCTATCTGTGATCAAGTGGAAGACCCTAAGTCTGCAACAGGTATTGTAAAAAGAGAAGTAACAAGAGTTATAACTCCTGGAACAATAATAGATGTAGATTTTTTAGATAAAAATAATAATAACTATATTGCTTGTATAAAAATAAATACAACAGAAAATATAGTTGCAATAGCTTATACAGATATAACAACAGGAGAGTTTTCTGTTTTTGAAATAAAAGGAAAAAATTTCTTTGAAAAAGCATTGGCAGAAATGAATAAGATACAAGCAAGTGAAATTTTGCTAGATGAAAAAACATATTCAGAATATATAGAAATTTTAAAAGAAAAAATATCATTTTTAGGAGTCAAATTTACAGAGGTGCCTAATGTAAGAAAAGCTGAATCATATTTGACTTCATATTTTGATATTATGTCTATTGAAGTATTTTCTTTAAAATCAAAAGATTTAGCTATTTCAACATCAGCAAATCTTTTACACTATATTGATGAATTACAAAAAGGAAATGAGCTACCTTTTAGCAAAATAGAATATAAAAACATTGACAATATAATGGAATTAAACATAAGTACACAAAATAATCTAAATCTAGTACCTAAAAGAAACGAAGAAGCAAAAGGAACTTTATTAGGAGTTTTAGATAATTGTGTGACTTCTGTTGGTAGTAGAGAACTTAAAAAAATTATTAAAAATCCATTTTTAGATATAGAAAAAATTAAACAAAGACAATTCTATGTAGATTATTTCTATAATGATGTACTTTTAAGAGAAAATATAAGAGAATATTTAAAAGATATATATGATGTTGAAAGAATAGCAGGAAAAATAATTTATGGTACAGAAAATGGAAAAGACTTATTATCACTAAAAGAATCTATAAGAAAATCATTGGAAACTTATAAAGTTTTAAAAGAACATCAAGAAATAAAAGATATTTTAGATATAGATGTTAAAATTCTTTTAGATATATATAATAAGATAGAGTTAATTATTAATATTGAAGCACCTTTTTCAGTTAGGGAAGGTGGGATTATAAAAGATGGATATAACTCTGAATTAGATAAACTTAGGAAAATATCTAAATTAGGTAAAGATTTTATACTTGAAATAGAGCAAAGAGAAAGAGAAAGAACAGGTATAAAAGGCTTAAAAATTAAATATAATAAAGTGTTTGGGTATTTTATTGAAGTTACTAAGGCAAACGAGCATTTAGTACCAGAAGATTATATAAGAAAACAAACACTTGTAAATAGTGAGAGATATATAGTTCCTGATTTAAAAGAATATGAAGAAAAAGTTATCACAGCTAAAAGTAAAATTGAAGCCTTAGAATATGAACTTTTTAAACAACTTACTTCTGAAATTAAAGGACATATAGATAGTCTATATAAATTAGCAAATAGAATAGCAAACTTAGATATAGTTTCTAATTTTGCACATATAGCAACAAAAAATTCTTATGTTAAACCAGAAATAGGTGATGGCGATATTTTAGAAATAAAAGGTGGAAGACACCCAATAGTTGAAAGTCTAATTCCAAGTGGAACTTATGTTAAAAATGATATTATTTTAGATGATAAAAATAATTTAATTATTTTAACAGGGCCTAATATGTCTGGAAAATCTACGTATATGAAACAGGTAGCTTTGAATATAATAATGGCACATATAGGTAGTTATGTAGCAGCAGATTGTGCTAAGATACCTATTGTGGATAAAATTTTTACAAGGGTTGGAGCAAGTGATGATTTACTTACAGGACAATCTACCTTTATGTTAGAAATGACAGAGGTTGCAAGTATTTTAAATAATGCAACAAATAAATCTTTTATAGTCTTAGATGAAATTGGTAGAGGAACTTCAACTTATGATGGTATTTCAATAGCAACTGCTATTACAGAATATATTCATAATAATATAGGTGCAAAAACAATATTTGCAACTCACTATCATGAACTTACAGAGCTTGAAAAAGAGCTTGAAAGGGCTATTAATTTTAGAGTAGAAGTAAAAGAAGATGGTAAAAATGTTGTTTTTTTAAGAGAGATAGTAAAAGGTGGAGCAGATAAATCTTATGGAATAGAAGTTGCTAGATTATCTGGTGTTCCAAAAGAAGTTTTAAATCGTTCAAATAAAATTTTAAAAAAATTAGAAACTAGAAAAAATTTAATAGAAAATAAAATAAAAGCAGAGCAAATGATACTTTTTGGAAATGGTTTTGAAGAAGAAAATGAAGAAGAAGAAACAGAAATATTGTCTGAAAATGAAAGTAAAGTGTTGGAATTATTAAAAAATATGGACTTAAATTCTTTAAGTCCTTTGGAAAGTTTATTAAAATTAAATGAATTGAAAAAGATTCTTATCGGAGGAACTGATGAGTAA